A genomic window from Misgurnus anguillicaudatus unplaced genomic scaffold, ASM2758022v2 HiC_scaffold_29, whole genome shotgun sequence includes:
- the LOC129425925 gene encoding uncharacterized protein: MRDSQPCRIKTEDTEDQRDFMMEINKDNHPELNKADETHHNITTIQNVAQKGTRRTGDKLCKKRLKKDGLPTNRSRIHSEEKPTCHRCGKSFNRKSNLAMHIKIHTGEKPLACHQCEKTFLNTKELKIHMRTHTGERPYTCHECGKCFTQIGHLKRHTKIHTGEKSYTCHECGKCFTEISHLKTHMKIHTGEKPFTCDLCGRSFSCLRNLNIHTFIHTGEKPFTCSQCKKRFRCKSNLTAHMKIHSEEKPFACLQCEKCFRDESQLKTHMTIHTGEKPFACHLCEKSFTTKGILKTHMRIHTGEKPFICHLCGKGFSQLTHLKIHARLHTETLYMQSV; this comes from the exons ATGAGAGATTCACAACCATGCAGAATAAAGACTGAAGATACTGAGGATCAAAGAG atttcatGATGGAAATAAACAAGGACAATCATCCTGAACTGAATAAAGCTGATGAAACGCATCATAATATTACAACAATACAGAATGTTGCACAGAAAGGAACTCGAAGAACAGGAGACAAACTGTGTAAAAAGAGGTTGAAAAAAGATGGACTTCCTACAAATCGCTCAAGGATTCACAGTGAGGAGAAGCCCACTTGTCATCgctgtgggaagagtttcaaCAGAAAATCAAACCTCGCAATGCacataaaaatacacactggagagaaaccgctCGCTTGCCATCAGTGTGAAAAGACTTTCCTAAATACAAAAGAACTTAAAATACACATGAGAACTCACACTGGCGAGAGACCATACACTTGTCACGAATGTGGAAAATGTTTTACCCAAATAGGACACTTAAAAAGACATACGAAAATCCACACTGGCGAGAAATCATACACTTGTCACGAGTGTGGAAAATGTTTTACcgaaatatcacatttaaaaacacatatgaaaatccacactggagagaaaccattcaCGTGTGATCTGTGTGGAAGGAGTTTTTCATGTCTACGTAACCTtaacatacacacatttattcacaccggagagaaaccttttACATGCAgtcaatgtaaaaaaagattcaGATGTAAAAGCAACCTTACAGCACACATGAAAATTCACAGTGAAGAGAAACCTTTCGCTtgtcttcagtgtgaaaagtgtttcAGAGATGAAAGTCAACTTAAGACACACATGAcaattcacaccggagagaaaccattTGCATGTCATCTGTGTGAGAAGAGTTTTACAACTAAAGGCATTCTTAAGACACACATGAGAAtccacactggagagaaacctttcatATGTCATCTGTGTGGAAAGGGTTTTTCACAACTAACACACCTTAAGATTCACGCAAGACTTCACACAGAAACTCTTTACATGCAGTCAGTGTAA
- the LOC141362934 gene encoding uncharacterized protein, whose translation MRDSQPCRIKIEDTEEQRDMMMEINKDNHHQLNKADETHHNITTIQNVAQKGTRRTGNKMCEKSLKRDGLPTDRLMIHSEEKPTCHRCGKSFSSKSYLAMHIKIHTGEKPFVCHQCEKTFLNTKQLQIHMRTHTGEKPFTCDLCGKSFSYLSSLKMHTRVHTGEKPFTCTQCNKCFRSKPNLTAHMKIHRDEKPFACLQCEKCFRDESQLKTHMTIHTGEKPFACHLCEMSFTTKGNLKSHTIIHTGERPFVCHLCGKSFSQLTNLKIHARVHTGEKPFTCTQCNKCFSIKPNLKVHMKIHRDEKPFACLQCEKCFRNKSHLKTHMRTHTEINHSDAINEFQKKISP comes from the exons ATGAGAGATTCACAACCATGCAGAATAAAGATTGAAGATACTGAAGAACAAAGAG atATGATGATGGAAATAAACAAGGACAATCATCATCAACTGAATAAAGCTGATGAAACGCATCATAATATTACAACAATACAGAATGTTGCACAGAAAGGAACTCGAAGAACAGgaaacaaaatgtgtgaaaagaGTTTGAAAAGAGATGGACTTCCTACGGATCGCTTGATGATTCACAGTGAGGAGAAGCCCACGTGTCATCGCTGTGGGAAAAGTTTCAGCAGCAAATCATACCTCGCAATGCACATaaaaattcacactggagagaaaccattcgTTTGCCATCAGTGTGAAAAGACTTTCctaaatacaaaacaacttcagaTACACATGAgaactcacactggagagaaaccattcaCATGTGatctgtgtggaaagagtttttcaTATCTATCCAGCCTTAAGATGCATACAAGagttcacaccggagagaaaccgttTACATGCACTCAGTGTAACAAGTGTTTCAGAAGTAAACCCAACCTTACAGCACACATGAAAATTCACAGAGATGAGAAACCTTTCGCTtgtcttcagtgtgaaaagtgtttcAGAGATGAAAGTCAACTTAAGACACACATGAccattcacactggagagaaaccatttGCATGTCATCTGTGTGAAATGAGTTTTACAACTAAAGGCAATCTTAAGTCACACACGATAATCCACACTGGAGAGAGACCTTTCGTGTGTCatctgtgtggaaagagtttttcaCAACTAACTAACCTTAAGATTCACGCAAGagttcacaccggagagaaaccgttTACATGCACTCAGTGTAACAAGTGTTTCAGTATTAAACCCAACCTTAAAGTACACATGAAAATTCACAGAGATGAGAAACCTTTTGCTtgtcttcagtgtgaaaagtgtttcAGAAATAAAAGTCATCTTAAGACACACATGAGAACTCACACTGAGATAAACCATTCAGATGCTATTAATGAGTTTCAAAAGAAAATTTCGCCCTAA